The segment CTTCGAGGTCCTCGAATCGGCAGGGTCGGCCGAAATCTCCGTGACCTACACGGGCGACAATACGTGCGCGCCCGGCTCCGTGGACTGGTCCGCAACGGGCGGAACGGCGATGGCCGGCACGCATTTCTCGCCGTCGAGCGGCACGCTCGCCTTTCCGGCGGGAGGCGGAACGCTCGCGATCGTGCTGACCATCGTCGACGATGACGCAGACAACGCCGATCGTACGGTCGTCTTGGCTCTTTCCAATCCTCGCGACACGGCCGGCCAGCAGCCCGCCACGCTGGGCACGCCGTCGACCGCGACGCTCACCATCCTCGACGACGACGAGCCGCCCACGGGCGGGGACGGCGAGGACGGCGACGAGGGCGATGGCACGGGCGACGGCGGCGGCGAGGACGACGGAAGCGGCGACGACGGAACAAGCGGCAACGACGGGACTGACGGTGACGGGGGGACCGACGACGGCGCCAACGGCGACGGGGACGAGGGAGCCGGTGGCGACGGTGGACTCGCGCCCCTGGCCGAGTTCTCGCCTTCCACGCTCGCGTTTGGCGAGCAGGTCGTCGGCGGGACGAGCTCGCCGATGACCCTCCGCGTCGTGAACCGCGGCACGGCCGCCCTCGTCGTGCGGTTCGCCCTTGCTGAAAGCGAGTTCCCGGTCTCC is part of the Candidatus Thermoplasmatota archaeon genome and harbors:
- a CDS encoding choice-of-anchor D domain-containing protein; translation: MTRTTFHSRTRAIVVALALSAGGLALVAPTATACAHGQHTFQLTAATFEVLESAGSAEISVTYTGDNTCAPGSVDWSATGGTAMAGTHFSPSSGTLAFPAGGGTLAIVLTIVDDDADNADRTVVLALSNPRDTAGQQPATLGTPSTATLTILDDDEPPTGGDGEDGDEGDGTGDGGGEDDGSGDDGTSGNDGTDGDGGTDDGANGDGDEGAGGDGGLAPLAEFSPSTLAFGEQVVGGTSSPMTLRVVNRGTAALVVRFALAESEFPVSNGCGAPVAPQQSCPIHVSFRPAQSGERSGALVVTHNATGSPT